The Deltaproteobacteria bacterium genome contains the following window.
AACCGTTCAGGTTCCTGGGATGCCGAAACGCCAGTTGTTTTTCAGATACCTCACCGTTATGGAGGTCTCGACTTTTAAGACGCCGTCGATCTTATTGATCTTGTCGATAAGCGTTCCAAATTCCTTCTGCGTGTTGACAAAAAATTCGGTGTCGTAATCGGTGGCGCCGCTGAGTTGGGCGATATACCAGAGGCCATCCAAACTCTCCAGGGCCTTTCCGACCTGTTCCATTCTGTTGTTTTCGGCCTTGATCTTCACATTGCCGAGGATGCCGGATTTGGTTTTCTGCGGGTTGACAATGGCCACCACCTGCATCTGTTTCT
Protein-coding sequences here:
- a CDS encoding Lrp/AsnC family transcriptional regulator — protein: MANQNKDVDYEITRLLQQNGRIPNTEIAKQLNVSEATVRNRLQKLIKEKQMQVVAIVNPQKTKSGILGNVKIKAENNRMEQVGKALESLDGLWYIAQLSGATDYDTEFFVNTQKEFGTLIDKINKIDGVLKVETSITVRYLKNNWRFGIPGT